One stretch of Candidatus Binatia bacterium DNA includes these proteins:
- a CDS encoding SDR family NAD(P)-dependent oxidoreductase, producing MDLGLRGKSALITGGASGLGRETARTLAAEGVAVMIADVNDDALASTLAELHKAGAEVDAVRLDVRRVQECEAAVARTISRFGALDILVNSAGIGGPATFFVENGPDDWNDLVAINLLGVIHCCHAVTDHMIARASGKIVSIASEAGKANEKRMVVYGATKGGVIALTRGLAAELGRYHVNVNAVCPGVTRTPMTAYIDDEMEKQAVRFYPLGRLGQPEDIAPMITFLASDRASWITGQAISISGGFGRS from the coding sequence ATGGATCTCGGCCTACGCGGAAAAAGCGCACTGATCACCGGCGGAGCCTCCGGTCTCGGCCGGGAAACGGCCAGGACCCTGGCCGCCGAAGGCGTCGCGGTAATGATCGCCGACGTCAACGATGACGCGCTCGCCTCGACGCTCGCAGAGCTTCACAAGGCCGGCGCCGAGGTCGACGCCGTGCGCCTGGACGTGCGCCGCGTGCAGGAATGCGAGGCTGCAGTGGCCCGCACGATCTCGCGCTTCGGGGCCCTGGACATCCTCGTCAACTCGGCCGGAATCGGCGGCCCGGCGACGTTCTTCGTGGAGAACGGCCCCGACGACTGGAACGATCTCGTCGCGATCAACCTTCTCGGCGTCATTCACTGCTGCCATGCGGTCACCGACCACATGATCGCCCGCGCATCGGGAAAGATCGTCTCGATCGCTTCCGAAGCCGGCAAGGCCAACGAGAAGCGCATGGTCGTCTACGGCGCGACCAAAGGCGGAGTGATCGCGCTCACGCGCGGGCTGGCGGCCGAGCTCGGCCGCTACCACGTCAACGTCAATGCCGTCTGCCCGGGCGTCACGCGCACGCCGATGACCGCGTACATCGACGACGAAATGGAAAAGCAGGCCGTACGCTTCTATCCGCTCGGCCGCCTCGGCCAACCCGAAGACATCGCGCCGATGATCACGTTCCTGGCCTCCGACCGCGCATCGTGGATCACCGGCCAGGCCATCAGCATCAGCGGCGGCTTCGGCCGGAGCTAG